In Chiroxiphia lanceolata isolate bChiLan1 chromosome 2, bChiLan1.pri, whole genome shotgun sequence, a single genomic region encodes these proteins:
- the LOC116781968 gene encoding LOW QUALITY PROTEIN: olfactory receptor 52B2-like (The sequence of the model RefSeq protein was modified relative to this genomic sequence to represent the inferred CDS: inserted 5 bases in 4 codons; deleted 1 base in 1 codon) produces the protein MELNVNRESNLLLKVNTALVSLTSHVHPGWDRGMEQLHVWISTPFCTTLLLPMLAVADLALSTTAVPKVLALFWFHAQEISFDACLTQMFSLHXTCSAGSVTPLATAFDHFTAVCTRCARGPRGQTGLVPLLRSFCIIFXIFLLKWLLFCGHSVILHTHCEHMGIAHPACAHISLSXLTVPLAMVTLHLGLIAVSRVFILVALFRLPXQDHKAFSTRGSHICVLVFFSVPVAFPALTHQFGWNIPRHGHGLLANLHILLANLHMLLANLHVLLVNLHVLLANLHVLLANLHVLLANLHVLLANLHVLLANLHILLANLHVLLPPL, from the exons ATGGAATTGAATGTGAACAGAGAATCCAATTTGTTGTTGAAG GTGAACACGGCCCTGGTCAGCCTGACCAGCCACGTTCATCCTGGTTGGGATCGGGGCATGGAGCAGCTGCACGTCTGGATCTCCACCCCGTTCTGCACCAC cctcctcctgcccatgCTGGCCGTGGCTGACCTGGCACTCTCCACCACAGCGGTGCCCAAGGTGCTGGCTCTGTTCTGGTTCCATGCCCAGGAAATTTCCTTTGATGCCTGCCTGACCCAGATGTTCTCCCTGC TCACCTGCTCGGCGGGGTCGGTGACCCCTCTGGCCACAGCCTTTGACCACTTCACTGCCGTCTGCACCCGCTGTGCCAGGGGGCC CCGTGGCCAAACTGGCCTGGTGCCTTTACTGAGGAGCTTCTGCATCATCT CTATTTTCCTGCTGAAGTGGCTGCTGTTCTGCGGGCACAGTGTCATCCTGCACACCCACTGTGAACACATGGGCATCGCCCACCCAGCCTGTGCCCACATCTCCCTCA ACCTCACGGTGCCTCTGGCCATGGTCACACTCCACCTTGGCCTCATTGCTGTGTCCCGTGTGTTCATCCTCGTGGCGCTGTTCAGGCTCCC CCAGGACCACAAGGCTTTCAGCACCCGTGGCTCTCACATCTGTGTTTTagtctttttctctgttccCGTTGCTTTCCCGGCACTGACGCACCAG TTCGGCTGGAACATCCCCCGCCACGGCCACGGCCTGCTGGCCAACCTGCACATCCTGCTGGCCAACCTGCACATGCTGCTGGCCAACCTGCACGTGCTGCTGGTCAACCTGCACGTCCTGCTGGCCAACCTGCATGTGCTGCTGGCCAACCTGCACGTGCTGCTGGCCAACCTGCACGTCCTGCTGGCCAACCTGCACGTGCTGCTGGCCAACCTGCACATCCTGCTGGCCAACCTGCACGTGCTGCTCCCACCGCTCTGA